One Methylosarcina fibrata AML-C10 DNA segment encodes these proteins:
- a CDS encoding multiheme c-type cytochrome, whose protein sequence is MNLRKTPRTARTAVPLPSRTRTARKRRWRILPAFVLIAALTGVWFYAGQPAGPASAIVRTKSVPPAGEPGYVGAEACRDCHRNEVETWRGSHHALAMQEAAGETVLGHFDEVKFKHFGVESVFFKRDGKYWVRTGGPDGKPADYQIRYTFGVTPLQQYLIEFPGGRYQALGIAWDSRPKSEGGQRWFSLYPGEKMDAGDPLHWTGRYQNWNMQCAECHSTGLKKGYDRTTDMYRTTFSALNVSCEACHGPASRHVDWAGQGKAPAPNDDKGLVVKLESRWREAWRFPAPDARFAQRDRPAGDTLMNVCWACHARRSTLAEGGLPGRPLEETHRPALLMQPAYYADGQQREEDYTWGSFRQSRMYSKGVTCLDCHEPHALKLRAEGNALCTRCHQAAAFDTGRHHFHKAGSTGAQCLDCHAPKRNYMVIDGRHDHSFRLPRPDLSSRLGSPNACTECHQDRKPEWAAAALDRWYGSSWRKRPHYGTVLQAGVTEGTGAVPALLDLAQDPMIPAVIRATAAALAEPGLRPEFIDEARQLLQDIDPTVRVAALGLAERFEPAFRTEAASPLLSDPIRGVRIEAARILADVSDDLLPSALREARNKASREYREALALNADWPQENVNEGNFLLRQGRIDAATAAYRRALELDPLLIGAYVNFADLYRQQGRDDEGEKLL, encoded by the coding sequence ATGAACCTTCGTAAGACGCCCAGAACAGCCCGGACCGCGGTTCCGTTGCCGTCTCGGACACGGACCGCAAGGAAGCGCCGTTGGCGCATTCTGCCCGCTTTCGTCCTGATCGCGGCATTAACCGGAGTATGGTTTTATGCCGGGCAGCCGGCAGGACCCGCTTCGGCGATCGTCAGGACGAAATCGGTGCCGCCGGCAGGAGAGCCGGGCTATGTCGGCGCGGAGGCCTGCCGAGATTGCCACCGGAACGAGGTTGAAACATGGCGCGGCTCGCACCATGCTCTGGCGATGCAGGAAGCGGCCGGCGAGACGGTGCTCGGCCATTTCGATGAGGTGAAATTCAAGCACTTCGGTGTGGAATCCGTTTTTTTCAAGCGCGACGGCAAATATTGGGTGCGCACCGGCGGGCCTGACGGCAAGCCGGCCGATTATCAGATCAGATACACGTTCGGCGTCACCCCGCTGCAACAATATCTGATCGAGTTTCCCGGAGGACGCTATCAGGCGCTTGGCATCGCCTGGGACAGTCGTCCGAAGTCCGAAGGCGGACAGCGCTGGTTTTCTCTTTATCCCGGAGAAAAAATGGATGCCGGCGATCCACTGCACTGGACCGGGCGCTATCAGAACTGGAACATGCAATGCGCCGAATGCCACTCGACCGGGCTTAAAAAAGGCTACGACCGGACGACCGATATGTACCGAACCACCTTCAGCGCCTTGAATGTGTCCTGCGAGGCGTGCCATGGCCCCGCTTCGCGCCATGTCGACTGGGCCGGACAGGGGAAGGCGCCGGCCCCGAATGACGACAAAGGGCTTGTGGTGAAGCTCGAGAGCCGATGGCGGGAGGCCTGGCGATTTCCGGCTCCGGACGCCCGGTTCGCGCAGCGCGACCGGCCGGCCGGCGATACCCTGATGAATGTCTGCTGGGCCTGTCATGCGCGCCGCTCGACGCTGGCCGAAGGCGGCTTGCCCGGCCGGCCTCTGGAGGAGACGCATCGTCCGGCGCTGTTGATGCAGCCGGCCTATTATGCCGACGGCCAGCAGCGCGAGGAGGATTACACCTGGGGCTCGTTCCGCCAGAGCAGGATGTACTCGAAAGGCGTGACCTGCCTGGATTGCCATGAGCCCCACGCGCTGAAACTGCGCGCCGAAGGCAATGCCTTGTGCACGCGCTGCCATCAGGCGGCCGCCTTCGATACCGGCCGGCATCATTTCCACAAGGCAGGCTCGACAGGCGCCCAATGCCTCGATTGCCACGCGCCGAAACGGAATTACATGGTCATCGACGGCCGGCACGATCACAGCTTCCGTTTGCCCAGGCCGGACCTGTCGAGCCGATTGGGCAGCCCGAACGCCTGCACCGAGTGTCATCAGGACCGCAAGCCCGAATGGGCGGCTGCCGCGCTGGACCGATGGTACGGATCCTCCTGGCGCAAACGCCCGCATTACGGAACGGTGCTGCAAGCGGGCGTTACGGAGGGGACCGGGGCAGTCCCCGCATTGCTCGATCTTGCTCAAGACCCGATGATTCCTGCCGTGATTCGGGCGACCGCGGCGGCGCTGGCAGAGCCCGGCCTGCGCCCCGAATTCATCGACGAGGCGCGGCAGCTATTGCAAGATATCGACCCCACTGTCCGTGTGGCCGCGCTGGGCCTTGCCGAAAGGTTCGAGCCGGCCTTCCGCACCGAGGCGGCGAGCCCGCTGCTGTCCGATCCCATCCGTGGCGTTCGCATCGAAGCGGCGCGCATTCTGGCCGATGTGTCCGACGACTTGCTGCCGTCGGCCCTGCGGGAAGCCCGGAATAAAGCGAGCCGGGAATACCGGGAGGCCCTAGCGCTGAATGCCGATTGGCCCCAGGAAAATGTCAACGAAGGCAATTTTCTGTTGCGTCAGGGCCGGATCGATGCCGCGACGGCGGCCTATCGCCGGGCGCTCGAACTCGATCCGCTCTTGATCGGCGCCTACGTCAATTTCGCCGATCTGTATCGGCAACAGGGTCGTGACGACGAAGGAGAAAAGCTGCTTTAG
- a CDS encoding mechanosensitive ion channel family protein: protein MKFGWLLWWGLFWFSPWPMMELAGATTAPAEPVAVVVDGETLFYVRRLKSLPAQFRADKIAERIRQLAEDPYLDVDSITVTDDDISSDVMAGDTIILSVLDPDVAGEAVSRHERATKLAEKIRVAITQYREAHSIGNLLQGLLFALLATAGLIAFIYGLFKFFDKAQVDLCARVRRWLSHTRIGIFDFVIQGMLTGILKVFRLLMVIGSLYLYFSLILSFFPWTRPFAEKLFEFVAEPIRQIGHNIWNGLPNMIFLIIFAFIVHWFLGILRFFFSAVEKEEITLAGFYPDWAMPTYKICRFMVIVLAVTVAYPYLPGSDSRAFQGISIFLGVLFSLGSTSLIANMVAGVVLTYMRGFRIGDVVKIGDTSGRVTEVAMLVTRLRTLKNVEITIPNSVLMTNQVTNYSFAATEGRLILPTTVTIGYDAPWRQVHGLLLLAAERTGQVLHEPAPFVQQSALDDFYVRYELNVYAASADNMPKLYSELHQNIQDAFNEYGVQIMSPHYMTDPESAKVVPRERWSQAPATTS, encoded by the coding sequence ATGAAGTTCGGATGGCTGTTGTGGTGGGGGCTTTTCTGGTTCAGTCCGTGGCCCATGATGGAGCTTGCCGGCGCGACGACCGCGCCTGCGGAGCCGGTGGCGGTGGTCGTGGACGGGGAGACGCTGTTTTACGTGCGCCGTTTGAAAAGCCTTCCTGCGCAATTTCGGGCCGATAAAATCGCCGAGCGCATCCGGCAGTTGGCGGAGGATCCCTATCTTGACGTCGACAGCATCACGGTTACCGACGATGACATTTCGTCCGATGTCATGGCGGGGGATACGATCATCCTATCGGTATTGGATCCGGATGTGGCCGGGGAGGCGGTTTCCAGGCATGAACGGGCCACGAAATTAGCCGAAAAAATCCGTGTTGCGATTACTCAATACCGCGAGGCGCACAGTATCGGCAATCTGCTTCAGGGACTGCTCTTCGCCTTACTGGCGACTGCTGGATTGATCGCTTTTATTTACGGGCTTTTCAAGTTTTTCGACAAGGCCCAGGTTGATCTTTGTGCGAGAGTTCGCCGCTGGCTGTCTCATACGCGCATCGGAATTTTCGATTTCGTCATTCAAGGAATGCTCACCGGGATACTCAAAGTGTTTCGGCTACTGATGGTGATCGGAAGCCTCTATCTGTATTTCAGTCTTATCCTGAGTTTCTTTCCCTGGACCCGACCGTTCGCCGAAAAACTGTTCGAGTTCGTGGCGGAGCCTATCAGACAAATCGGCCACAACATCTGGAACGGCCTGCCCAACATGATTTTTCTGATCATTTTTGCCTTCATCGTTCATTGGTTCCTGGGCATCTTGCGTTTCTTTTTTTCGGCCGTGGAAAAAGAAGAAATCACGCTCGCCGGATTTTATCCCGATTGGGCCATGCCGACTTACAAGATATGCCGCTTCATGGTCATCGTTCTTGCCGTTACTGTGGCTTATCCGTATTTACCCGGATCCGATTCCCGTGCTTTTCAGGGCATTTCCATTTTTCTCGGCGTGCTGTTTTCATTGGGGTCGACCTCGCTGATCGCAAACATGGTGGCGGGCGTCGTGCTGACTTATATGCGCGGCTTCCGGATCGGGGATGTGGTCAAGATCGGCGATACGTCCGGCAGGGTAACGGAGGTTGCCATGCTGGTGACTCGCCTGCGCACGCTGAAAAACGTGGAGATCACGATTCCGAATTCGGTATTGATGACTAATCAGGTGACCAATTACAGCTTTGCCGCCACAGAAGGGAGGCTAATTTTGCCGACCACCGTTACCATCGGCTACGACGCGCCGTGGCGGCAGGTTCATGGACTGCTCTTGCTGGCGGCGGAAAGGACCGGACAAGTGCTGCACGAGCCGGCGCCGTTCGTGCAGCAAAGCGCGCTGGACGATTTTTACGTCAGGTACGAGCTGAACGTGTACGCCGCGTCGGCCGACAATATGCCGAAGCTTTATTCGGAACTGCATCAGAATATCCAGGATGCTTTCAACGAGTACGGCGTACAGATCATGTCGCCGCATTACATGACCGATCCGGAATCGGCGAAAGTCGTGCCCAGAGAGCGCTGGAGCCAGGCCCCGGCCACCACTTCATAG
- a CDS encoding DUF2092 domain-containing protein has product MNDDRWSLKRSVLCAVIPWMIVGCVREQAVTRTPPSAVRAPASVAATERDAKKILTSMAGFLAKTPRFSVNLTGNYEVLQASGQKIEFGESRKILVSRPDGLRVEVGHSDGERHLILYDGQQITAFTPTGNVYAQIAKPGGIDEAVTYFLKDLHMRLPLAALLLSRFPAELENRTQSLEYVEQNVMHGTPVHHLAGRTDTVDYQVWIPAGAQPLPMRVVLTYKNAEGQPSYRADFADWNLAPEIPANQFVFTPPEGARKIAFAAELPQVALETPAKPDPSGEKK; this is encoded by the coding sequence ATGAACGATGATCGATGGAGTCTGAAGCGCTCCGTTCTATGTGCCGTAATTCCTTGGATGATAGTGGGTTGCGTCCGGGAACAGGCGGTCACCCGAACGCCACCTTCGGCGGTCCGGGCGCCGGCGTCGGTCGCCGCAACGGAGCGCGATGCCAAAAAAATACTGACGAGCATGGCCGGGTTTCTGGCCAAGACGCCAAGGTTCAGCGTGAATTTGACGGGAAACTACGAAGTGCTGCAGGCGTCCGGGCAGAAGATTGAATTCGGCGAGAGCCGGAAGATTCTCGTGAGCCGCCCGGATGGACTGCGGGTCGAAGTGGGCCACAGCGACGGCGAAAGGCATCTTATCCTTTACGACGGCCAGCAGATCACGGCGTTTACCCCGACCGGAAACGTCTACGCCCAGATAGCCAAGCCGGGCGGCATTGACGAGGCAGTGACTTATTTCCTGAAGGATCTGCATATGCGGCTGCCGTTGGCGGCACTTCTGCTCAGCCGCTTTCCGGCCGAACTGGAAAACCGCACGCAGTCGCTGGAGTATGTGGAGCAGAACGTAATGCATGGGACGCCGGTCCATCACCTGGCCGGCCGTACCGACACGGTCGATTATCAGGTCTGGATTCCTGCCGGAGCCCAGCCGCTGCCCATGCGCGTGGTGTTGACCTACAAAAATGCGGAGGGTCAGCCGTCCTATCGGGCGGACTTTGCCGACTGGAATCTCGCGCCTGAAATCCCGGCTAATCAATTCGTCTTCACTCCTCCGGAAGGGGCTCGGAAAATTGCCTTCGCTGCCGAATTGCCGCAAGTGGCGCTTGAGACGCCGGCAAAACCGGATCCATCGGGAGAAAAGAAATGA
- a CDS encoding OmpA family protein, translating to MLKPIALAVAALSTMSLVAEAQADEYQDDRWYVAPFGTFINSGGDRGANDEWGGGMGIGKMINDHFNVEARGFYQRLGGDSGSWDMTGGNADLQYYLFRDTFSPYTVLGLGAMNTSHGGDSGTGFIGEAGVGFTYELMDNFMLRSDVRYRYNHNFNAQLQPGTDEFHDMTVNVGFVIPFGDKPKPQPAAQAEPPAPAPAPVATSCTALDDDHDGVNNCDDKCPNSLSDTKVSKHGCWIVDVKFDNDKAIIKPQYYPNLDSVAEAIKNHPDLMIEVQGHTSKTGGFKHNMELSERRANAVKDYLIRGYHFPNITARGYGWTQPIDTNDTEEGRANNRRVQLEVNGQPQSAP from the coding sequence ATGCTGAAACCTATCGCTCTGGCTGTGGCCGCGCTATCGACAATGAGCCTGGTAGCCGAGGCGCAAGCCGATGAATATCAGGACGACAGATGGTACGTTGCCCCTTTCGGGACTTTCATCAACTCCGGCGGCGACCGGGGAGCCAATGATGAATGGGGAGGCGGCATGGGCATCGGCAAGATGATTAACGACCATTTCAATGTCGAAGCAAGAGGCTTTTACCAACGCCTGGGCGGCGATTCGGGCAGTTGGGACATGACCGGCGGCAACGCGGATCTGCAATATTATCTGTTCCGCGACACCTTTTCGCCATACACCGTTCTGGGCCTGGGCGCGATGAACACCAGCCACGGCGGCGACAGCGGCACAGGCTTTATCGGCGAAGCAGGGGTCGGTTTTACCTATGAGCTCATGGACAACTTCATGCTTCGCAGCGACGTCCGCTATCGTTACAACCACAACTTCAACGCGCAGCTTCAGCCCGGCACGGACGAATTTCACGACATGACCGTCAACGTCGGATTCGTCATTCCGTTCGGCGACAAACCCAAGCCGCAACCGGCCGCCCAGGCCGAACCGCCAGCGCCGGCGCCGGCTCCGGTGGCCACCAGTTGCACGGCGCTCGACGACGACCACGACGGCGTCAACAATTGCGACGACAAATGCCCCAATTCGCTGAGCGACACCAAAGTAAGCAAGCACGGCTGCTGGATCGTCGACGTCAAGTTCGACAACGACAAGGCGATCATCAAGCCCCAGTATTACCCGAATCTGGACAGCGTCGCCGAGGCGATCAAAAACCATCCGGATCTGATGATCGAAGTTCAGGGCCATACCAGCAAAACCGGCGGCTTCAAGCACAACATGGAGCTGTCCGAACGCCGCGCCAACGCGGTTAAGGATTATCTGATCCGCGGCTACCACTTCCCCAACATTACCGCGCGCGGTTACGGCTGGACCCAGCCCATCGACACCAACGACACCGAGGAAGGACGCGCCAATAACCGGCGTGTACAACTCGAGGTCAATGGCCAGCCTCAATCCGCCCCTTAA
- a CDS encoding AI-2E family transporter, producing the protein MSNENEPTSDKTLEKFISRKLIDLFIQIGLIGFLVVYCYQIFKPFIGLLLWSIILAVALYPLNALIARKMGGKEGYAAVAVVLFILLSVLAPAASLSFSFAESTSGLVKQVQSGTWQVPAPDESVAGWPLVGEKVYELWSSAHTDLGAVIAKHRPAIATFARQILGYAATAGTAVVTFLAAMVLAGIWMAYAASAHAAAKAIANRMAGPAKGENLIALSTATIRAVAQGVIGIACVQALLLGAGFIVVGLPAAGIWALLVLLLGIAQIPAALVSVPAIVYIWSTQGSTPAAILFTVYTLVAGSADNILKPLVLGRGVDAPMPVILLGALGGMASGGIIGLFLGSVMLALGYQLFMAWVYSPNEEER; encoded by the coding sequence ATGAGCAATGAAAATGAACCGACATCCGACAAGACGCTGGAAAAATTTATCTCGCGCAAACTGATCGATCTCTTCATCCAGATCGGATTGATCGGCTTTTTAGTGGTGTATTGCTACCAGATATTCAAACCTTTCATCGGCCTCTTGCTGTGGTCGATCATACTGGCTGTGGCGCTGTATCCTTTAAATGCCCTGATCGCCCGCAAGATGGGCGGCAAGGAGGGCTATGCCGCCGTCGCCGTCGTGCTGTTCATCCTGTTGAGCGTCCTCGCGCCCGCCGCATCGTTGAGCTTTTCCTTCGCGGAATCGACCAGCGGCCTGGTCAAACAAGTCCAAAGCGGCACCTGGCAGGTGCCCGCACCCGACGAATCGGTCGCCGGCTGGCCGCTGGTCGGGGAAAAAGTATACGAACTATGGAGTTCGGCTCATACGGACCTCGGCGCCGTCATAGCGAAACACCGGCCGGCCATCGCGACTTTCGCCAGACAGATACTGGGCTATGCCGCCACCGCGGGCACGGCCGTTGTCACTTTTTTGGCCGCCATGGTATTGGCCGGCATCTGGATGGCCTACGCCGCCTCCGCCCATGCAGCGGCCAAAGCCATCGCCAATCGCATGGCGGGACCTGCGAAAGGCGAAAACTTGATCGCGCTGTCGACTGCGACCATCCGCGCCGTGGCGCAGGGCGTCATCGGCATTGCCTGCGTGCAAGCCCTTTTGCTGGGAGCCGGATTCATCGTGGTAGGCTTGCCGGCGGCCGGCATCTGGGCCTTGCTGGTATTATTGCTGGGAATCGCGCAAATCCCCGCCGCACTGGTCTCGGTGCCGGCCATCGTTTATATCTGGTCCACCCAGGGTTCGACGCCGGCGGCCATCCTGTTCACGGTCTATACCCTGGTAGCCGGTTCGGCCGACAACATCCTCAAACCCCTGGTCCTGGGCCGCGGCGTGGACGCCCCGATGCCGGTGATTCTACTGGGCGCATTGGGCGGCATGGCCAGCGGCGGCATCATCGGCCTGTTTCTGGGATCGGTCATGCTGGCTCTGGGATATCAGTTGTTCATGGCCTGGGTGTATAGTCCCAATGAAGAGGAAAGATAA
- a CDS encoding type II toxin-antitoxin system RelE/ParE family toxin, with amino-acid sequence MIKSFTHKGLEKFFTTGSLAGIQAIHAQRLRLILSLLNDARSLSDLNAPALKLHELKGNLAGLWAVTVQANWRVVFRFEDGNVYVVDYLDYH; translated from the coding sequence ATGATTAAGAGTTTCACGCACAAAGGCCTGGAAAAATTTTTTACCACCGGCAGTTTAGCCGGGATCCAAGCCATCCATGCCCAGCGTTTGCGCTTGATCTTGTCGTTACTGAATGACGCTCGTAGCCTGAGTGATCTTAACGCTCCCGCATTGAAACTGCACGAGTTGAAAGGCAATCTGGCAGGGTTGTGGGCGGTAACAGTACAAGCTAACTGGCGAGTCGTCTTTCGTTTCGAAGATGGTAACGTTTACGTTGTTGATTATCTCGACTATCACTGA
- a CDS encoding HigA family addiction module antitoxin: MRMFNPPHPGEILADLWLEPMGLSITETARHLNVSRKAVSELVNGKTALSAEMAVRLELAFGKSAESWLAAQAAYDVWQLESKRGELGVHNLAA, translated from the coding sequence ATGCGTATGTTTAACCCACCCCATCCGGGAGAAATTCTAGCTGACTTATGGCTTGAGCCAATGGGCTTAAGCATTACCGAGACCGCGCGGCATTTAAATGTATCGCGCAAGGCCGTATCCGAGCTGGTTAACGGCAAGACAGCGTTAAGTGCAGAAATGGCGGTGCGCCTGGAGCTGGCTTTTGGCAAGAGTGCTGAATCGTGGTTGGCGGCCCAGGCCGCCTACGATGTTTGGCAGCTCGAATCCAAGCGAGGCGAGCTAGGCGTTCACAATCTGGCGGCTTGA
- the ppk2 gene encoding polyphosphate kinase 2 translates to MENQDPPASPIRSTRKALPRSRSRRSAEGDIPPNLTPAGIESFVVGQAIEAAQSSKEIAVQDILSNIKEGDTQTLALTLESILAGASPDDAVKLRHALLAQIEPVILKRKAHPDDELSEEWREGSYPYKNLMTRKSYEKNKYLLQVELLKLQAWVKEKRQRVVILFEGRDAAGKGGTIKRFMEHLNPRGARVVALEKPSEIERGQWYFQRYIQHLPTEGEIVLFDRSWYNRAGVERVMGFCSNDEYNEFMRQVPEFERNLVRSGIHLIKFWFSVTRQEQRRRFKERESHPLKQWKLSPIDMASLDKWNEYTRAKEAMFFYTDTADSPWTVIKSDCKKRARLNAMRYVLHKLPYTNKNLEHIGPLDPLLVGRAHVVYEQGEEEKAIL, encoded by the coding sequence ATGGAAAATCAAGATCCTCCTGCTTCCCCCATCCGGTCGACTCGGAAAGCATTGCCTAGGAGCCGCAGCCGCAGGTCGGCCGAAGGGGATATTCCTCCGAACTTGACGCCGGCTGGCATCGAGTCGTTCGTGGTCGGCCAGGCCATCGAAGCGGCGCAATCTTCCAAAGAAATAGCGGTTCAGGACATTCTCTCCAATATCAAGGAAGGCGATACCCAAACCCTTGCGCTTACCCTGGAAAGCATTTTAGCGGGCGCTTCCCCAGACGATGCCGTAAAATTGCGCCATGCCTTGCTGGCACAGATAGAGCCCGTCATTTTAAAACGCAAAGCGCACCCGGATGATGAGTTATCGGAAGAATGGCGCGAGGGAAGTTATCCCTATAAGAATCTGATGACTCGAAAGAGCTATGAAAAAAACAAATACCTGCTGCAGGTCGAACTCTTGAAATTGCAAGCCTGGGTTAAGGAAAAGCGACAACGCGTCGTCATCTTGTTCGAAGGCCGCGACGCTGCGGGAAAGGGCGGCACGATCAAACGGTTCATGGAACATTTGAACCCACGGGGAGCCAGAGTCGTGGCGCTCGAAAAACCCTCAGAGATCGAACGCGGTCAATGGTATTTTCAGCGCTATATTCAACACTTGCCCACCGAAGGCGAAATCGTCCTGTTCGACCGGTCCTGGTACAACCGGGCCGGAGTCGAGCGGGTCATGGGGTTCTGCTCCAATGACGAATACAACGAATTCATGCGGCAGGTTCCGGAATTCGAACGGAATCTGGTACGCAGCGGCATTCATCTGATCAAGTTCTGGTTTTCCGTAACCCGGCAGGAACAGCGCCGCCGTTTCAAGGAACGAGAATCCCATCCTTTGAAACAGTGGAAATTATCTCCGATCGACATGGCCTCCCTGGACAAATGGAATGAATACACCAGAGCCAAGGAAGCCATGTTTTTTTATACCGATACCGCCGACTCCCCGTGGACGGTGATCAAATCCGACTGCAAGAAACGGGCGAGATTGAACGCCATGCGCTACGTGCTGCATAAATTACCGTACACTAATAAGAATCTCGAGCACATAGGCCCTCTGGATCCGTTACTGGTCGGCCGCGCTCATGTGGTTTACGAACAAGGGGAAGAAGAAAAGGCCATTTTATAG
- a CDS encoding SPASM domain-containing protein produces the protein MAEHNLPFNIIPLNRSGIARDNFKDVGLGSDEYAPAWIEMYDRWFDASEDYVYCSDFVYKTRAILSGRPADCVALAQCSSSNISVDPVGDVYPCASLSGHADTRYGNILEHSLEELLNTDTASDYRNRKTDPQCSRCKWQHVCHGGCQARAYKFFQDHHERDYYCPSLFRIYEHIAQRLGEKFEISEPRYELMPPTLDTTRLATHLNHPQPVQFLKRRGG, from the coding sequence ATGGCCGAGCACAATTTACCTTTTAACATTATCCCGCTCAACCGTTCTGGAATTGCCCGGGATAATTTTAAGGATGTAGGACTCGGGTCGGATGAGTATGCACCGGCATGGATCGAGATGTATGACCGCTGGTTCGATGCCTCAGAGGATTATGTCTATTGCTCGGATTTTGTCTATAAGACACGTGCCATCCTGAGCGGGCGACCAGCCGATTGCGTCGCACTGGCGCAATGTTCGTCTTCGAATATATCTGTCGATCCAGTTGGAGATGTCTATCCTTGTGCTTCCTTGTCAGGACATGCGGACACGCGTTACGGCAACATCCTGGAGCATTCGCTCGAGGAACTTCTAAATACCGACACAGCATCCGACTACCGGAACCGCAAGACAGATCCGCAATGCAGCCGATGCAAGTGGCAACATGTCTGTCATGGTGGATGTCAGGCTCGAGCCTATAAGTTTTTTCAGGACCATCATGAGCGAGACTATTACTGTCCTAGCCTCTTTAGAATTTACGAGCATATCGCTCAGCGACTCGGCGAGAAGTTCGAGATTTCAGAGCCGCGTTATGAATTGATGCCACCAACTCTCGATACCACCCGATTAGCCACTCATCTCAACCATCCGCAGCCTGTTCAATTTTTAAAACGACGAGGGGGGTAA
- a CDS encoding radical SAM protein: MNFTNVIKPTHLCNLACRYCYNDDVRDPIMHDDVLHRTIEQTFSYVRRFEQDRVVSFVWHGGEPLLAKRTFYERALQYQAKYAEGVRCENSIQTNGTLINDSWLDFFKLANFSVSISIDGPSYLHDSNRVDHQGRSTYQKVVEAIQKV, translated from the coding sequence ATGAACTTTACTAACGTCATAAAGCCAACTCATCTCTGCAATTTGGCATGCAGATATTGTTATAACGATGACGTGAGGGATCCAATCATGCATGACGACGTCCTGCACCGTACAATTGAGCAGACGTTTTCTTATGTACGGCGTTTCGAACAGGATCGCGTTGTATCCTTCGTTTGGCACGGCGGCGAGCCGCTTCTTGCAAAGCGGACCTTCTATGAAAGAGCATTGCAATACCAAGCCAAGTACGCGGAAGGCGTCCGGTGCGAAAACTCAATCCAGACAAATGGTACTCTGATCAACGATAGTTGGCTTGATTTCTTCAAGCTGGCGAACTTCAGTGTTAGTATTAGCATTGACGGTCCTAGCTATTTACATGACAGCAACCGGGTCGATCACCAAGGTCGCAGCACATATCAGAAAGTTGTCGAAGCGATTCAGAAAGTTTAG
- a CDS encoding PqiC family protein, with protein MLIMRANRFVWIPLWAGLLGSLTGCIGGATPPSQFYLLEPLRESESEASAVSEKPAVALSPVKIPRYVDRPQIVAATGPNAYRLSELNRWAESLDDNIGRVLAQNLSRLASVDVVPTNGSGLARQARLRVSVAILEFHVNPEGQAGLTAQWRIARGEDGIQVRQVSYRTPASTSDYQVMVAALNDCLNRMSRELAAAVRQTLAAGNR; from the coding sequence ATGTTGATCATGCGTGCAAACCGTTTCGTTTGGATTCCGCTGTGGGCCGGTTTGCTCGGCTCTTTGACCGGATGCATCGGCGGAGCGACGCCGCCTTCACAGTTCTATCTGCTCGAGCCTCTCCGCGAGAGCGAAAGCGAGGCATCGGCCGTTTCGGAAAAGCCCGCGGTTGCCCTGAGTCCCGTGAAGATTCCGCGCTATGTCGATCGTCCGCAGATTGTGGCCGCGACCGGCCCGAACGCTTACCGATTGAGCGAGCTGAACCGCTGGGCCGAATCCCTGGACGACAATATCGGCCGTGTATTGGCGCAGAATCTGTCGCGGCTGGCCTCGGTCGACGTCGTGCCGACCAACGGATCCGGGCTCGCCCGCCAGGCCCGGCTTCGGGTATCGGTCGCCATCCTGGAATTTCATGTGAATCCGGAAGGGCAGGCCGGCCTGACCGCGCAATGGCGGATCGCTCGCGGCGAGGACGGAATCCAGGTCCGGCAGGTCTCGTACCGGACGCCGGCATCGACCTCGGATTATCAGGTCATGGTGGCCGCGCTCAACGACTGCTTGAACCGAATGAGCCGCGAATTGGCGGCTGCGGTGCGGCAGACGCTGGCGGCAGGAAATCGCTAA